ACTTGTCCGTTCGCATACCACTCACTCCTTTCCCGGAATCAAGACGCCACTAGTTGTTGCATTAAACGAGGAACCTTGACTGCATCCTGGTCCAGAAAGTCATTATAGCAATCTTGAGGCTGGCGACCAACCGCGGACGAGGCTCTTTGGTCCTGGTTTCCTACCGTCGTCCGAGATGCCCACGCCTTGGGCCCCGGTCGTTGCCGGAGATCTGGCTAAACAAAAGCCGAGTCACTACCAGCGTCGAAGCTTCTAACCGCATGACCTAGAAGAGTTAGCCATGCTCCACTACTGTGAGTGCGGTGAAGACGCTATCAACATACCAAACGCCCGGCCAGCTCTATTCTGGACGTGGTCGCTTAGCACCGTGCGGGTTGCCCCAATCACCGCCGCCTTGGTTCTGGTTGAAGCCAAAGCCGGGGTTGAAGTTGGGAGGCATGCCTTGGAAACCTAGAGGGGTTAGCTATACTCCATCACAGTCTCTGAGTTTCGACATACCAGGCATCCCGTTGGGACCCATCATGCCCATTCCCATGTTCCCGGGCATACCCATAGGCATTCCGCCCATAGGGTTCATACCCATCAtgcctcctcgacctcctcgcATTCCACCAGGGCCGCCGCGCATGCCTCCACCCATCATGCCGCCCCGGTTGTTGAAACCGCCAAAGTTGCCGCCGCCCATGGGTCCGTTGAATCCACCTCCCATGTTGGGGTTGAAGCCACCCATATTGTTGTTGTTATAGTTGCGGTTGTTGTAATTGCCCTGGTTCATACCGCCACGGTTATATCCGCCGCGTCCTCCCCGGAAGCCGCCGCCAAAGTTTCCACCCATATTGTTGCCGCGGTCGTTGTAAGAACCTGACGATGAACGGTTCTGGTCCTTGGCCCGGGCTGGGGCGTCCTTGGGCAGTGTCTTGAAGGGGTTCACATTGGGGTTCCAGTAGCTCAAGTTGATTTTCTTGTGGCCAGCTTGGCTCTCGGCCATGATCTGTTCGACGGTGTGCTTGAATGCGGTCGCCGCCTGAGGTGAGTAGTACTCGACGTATGCTTGGCTAGAAAACGGTCAGTTACTCCATCCAACTCATCAATTCCATGAGAATCGTACCCCTTGCTCTTGCCGTTGACCTTGTGCTCGCTGAACGTAatgtccttgagctcgtctTCACACTCAGCTTGTCGCGCCCATCCTCGAATGTCATCGTCCGTGGTCCACCAATTCAACTCGGAGATCATGACTGAAGTGGTAGCAGCCTGGTCAACTGGccggccatcttcttcctgctTTCGCTTGGTCCCTTGTTGGGAACCGGAACCGTGATGGCCAGGGTCGTGGCTTTGACCACGATGGCTGTCTTGCGGGTGGTGCTCATCCATGTTCTGATCATCGTGGCTACCCCGTCGGTGGTCGTCATGGTGGTGATCCTGGTGGTGGTCGTGGTGGCCACCATCGCCGCGCTGGTcatcctgctgctgctcgttGTTGGCATCGCCGTAAAAGTCGATCTCAAAGTCCTCTTCGGCCATCTTAGCCGATTCGATGCACGAGGCACAGGTTAGTGCCCTGCAAGCGATCTAAAGGTCAACGAGGGCGAGGTTGGTCAAAGATGATAATTAGTCTGCGAGATACACGAGACGGCCTCTGGTCTTTACACTTGGTCATCAGCCACTGATCGCTCCGTTTTCCAAAAACCGCACCCCCCAAGACTCAGAGGCCTTGAAACACCAGTGTGATGATGAAAGATGAACAGGACTGGAAGCTTGCAATACGTACACTCCTCGGGTGACAGGATGGATTGAGGTCCAGATGATACCTCCAGACAAGACGATCCTCGACTCAAGGATCCAATCTTGAGGACGAAGCTCTGTGCTCGCAATCCTCGATATCTAGCTCCTGGGCAAAGGCACAGGTACAGGCGGGGAGCAGTGGAATAGAGGATGCCGTCTAGCCCGATCAACCTTCCTCCTTTCCTTCTGCGAGCGCTTCCTTCGGTCGGCGATCAATCGCGATTCGGTCGCAGGCAGATTCGACGCCGAAAACTGCGCTTGGGGATCCGTCGACGTCTGGCTGTCCGATTTATTCAATCGGCGGCGCGCGGTTCGTTGGTTGTCGGCCCTTCCGTCACCGTCTGAATCAGGCTCTCGCGGCGCACGCTCACCCAGGTCGAACCGGGAAGAACTAGCT
The window above is part of the Fusarium falciforme chromosome 3, complete sequence genome. Proteins encoded here:
- a CDS encoding RRM domain-containing protein → MAEEDFEIDFYGDANNEQQQDDQRGDGGHHDHHQDHHHDDHRRGSHDDQNMDEHHPQDSHRGQSHDPGHHGSGSQQGTKRKQEEDGRPVDQAATTSVMISELNWWTTDDDIRGWARQAECEDELKDITFSEHKVNGKSKGQAYVEYYSPQAATAFKHTVEQIMAESQAGHKKINLSYWNPNVNPFKTLPKDAPARAKDQNRSSSGSYNDRGNNMGGNFGGGFRGGRGGYNRGGMNQGNYNNRNYNNNNMGGFNPNMGGGFNGPMGGGNFGGFNNRGGMMGGGMRGGPGGMRGGRGGMMGMNPMGGMPMGMPGNMGMGMMGPNGMPGFQGMPPNFNPGFGFNQNQGGGDWGNPHGAKRPRPE